From a single Kryptolebias marmoratus isolate JLee-2015 linkage group LG17, ASM164957v2, whole genome shotgun sequence genomic region:
- the tdrd1 gene encoding tudor domain-containing protein 1 isoform X3 gives MNPSFLSTCVRPNRPLRKPLSSPGANNASAPFSPRSATIFAPVRPAFGGVGNGSPTSMEKSPVLGLSPPALTAHFCNYCGQKGNFRCKRCKKIPYCSVMCQAEDWKAHRHTCKPVHPEPEKEKPKESTAFPAAGDGASLAEMKPSDSFKCGRVYLTDLRITKINKGGDIQASVVELYSPGRFFILAQSPEVMEALQSIGAELQKACSEPSGTLYVPCVGEVCAVQFSCDMNWYRGLVQTLAADQKVASILYIDFGNEESVSVDRIKPLPANMQPFSPCAMECRIAGVVPVFNDWSGECCLAVKQLLAGKTVTVKLLETLENGHVHVVDVLLSLGKQLSTFLIEEGYAQKEAVSAAPTEQDICAMLNASLENFKCLSDGKDDNKWAQPPEPLVQSIGDQFSVVVTHFQSPNDLIVQKVENAGAIQDLQLKLREHCSQVAIPQNFRPAPGTVCCALFSEDRQWYRVKVLAYPSEERVCVGYLDFGNSEEVDLNQLRPISTALLALPVQAMPCGLAGVQPVEESWLKDCLLALQCHLSNRILHIKILGAHEGKFLVAMTDEASDPWVNIAELLISAGYASPSPVTVGAPLQAEETTAAAEQGASPPVSQHLLWSVAKLPSDGQRVALLATVVESPGKFYCRLTSSTEHQKLTELKAQLKQHCDVNTSPFVPTLGEPCCAVFPGDGAWCRAMIKVLSDGKATVNFVDYGYSVTVEISHLRPITPELLTLPFQAVCCWLAGVEPLGSEWSSKALLWFQTLVDGEQLSAHVLTITEQGYGVELESRGMNVAASLISEHLAKASGETSKESPAKVGSITNQEGVKQNEDGVQTSIQTETGSKDRAREVQASVASEVASFPVDWKTVELPLNETFQPFIAAAISPSLFYLFDPTQVDQPKLQEVMMELSAFCSNNQNTLSAAVNTKPAPGAACCAQFSADHNWYRAVVLGVGENKVSVLYADYGNSEIVPFSRVLPIPAHLLQLPFQIVRCTLTEKEHFPAAWPEEVQQVFRAELANGVLATAQSFDGSANLLSLTLPAERGGGHLNATILDTLHAHSKSNSFPGAGSCTSEISAAAADRLQPKSLSDSQNPLEHQTGPVDATVSTKTSEPTSRSSSTASVGDPLKKINQMEPPSLNNSDVTDPQTSSCDCQHLRKQIDNLERIMEQVMEHMNQMQLQFTLIKELERNRMH, from the exons ATGAACCCGTCATTTTTATCAACTTGTGTTCGACCCAACCGGCCCCTGAGGAAGCCCTTGTCGAGCCCCGGAGCTAATAATGCCTCCGCGCCGTTTTCTCCAAGATCGGCCACCATCTTCGCACCCGTACGGCCCGCGTTCGGCGGCGTCGGAAATG GTTCACCAACCAGCATGGAGAAATCCCCA GTGCTGGGATTATCCCCGCCAGCGCTTACTGCACACTTCTGCAACTACTGTGGTCAGAAAG GAAATTTCCGTTGTAAGCGCTGCAAGAAGATCCCTTATTGCTCCGTGATGTGTCAAGCAGAGGACTGGAAAGCGCACAGACACACCTGCAAGCCCGTTCACCCAGAACCTGAAAA AGAAAAACCAAAGGAAAGCACAGCttttccagctgcaggagacGGAGCCAGTCTGGCAGAAATGAAG CCCAGTGACTCATTCAAGTGTGGGAGGGTTTATCTGACAGACTTGCGTATCACTAAAATCAACAAGGGAGGAGATATCCAG gcttctGTTGTTGAGTTATACAGCCCTGGTAGGTTTTTCATCCTTGCTCAAAGCCCTGAGGTAATGGAAGCTCTGCAGAGTATAGGCGCAGAGCTTCAGAAAGCTTGCAGTGAGCCCTCGGGGACACTTTACGTACCCTGTGTTGGTGAGGTTTGCGCTGTTCAGTTTTCCTGTGACATG AACTGGTACAGAGGCCTTGTCCAGACTTTGGCTGCTGACCAGAAGGTGGCAAGTATTCTTTATATCGACTTTGGCAATGAAGAAAGTGTCTCAGTGGACAGGATCAAACCTCTGCCTGCTAATATGCAGCCATTTTCTCCATGT GCAATGGAGTGCCGGATCGCTGGCGTGGTGCCGGTGTTTAATGATTGGTCAGGCGAGTGCTGTCTGGCAGTGAAACAGCTGCTGGCAGGCAAGACCGTGACTGTCAAGCTGTTGGAAACACTGGAGAATGGTCATGTCCATGTGGTGGATGTCCTGCTTTCCTTGG GGAAGCAGCTGAGCACATTTCTCATTGAGGAAGGATATGCACAAAAAGAAGCTGTCAGTGCAGCACCTACAGAGCAAGATATAT GTGCCATGTTAAATGCATCCTTGGAAAACTTCAAGTGCCTTTCTGACGGGAAAGATGACAATAAATGGGCTCAACCTCCAGAGCCACTTGTGCAGTCCATAGGAGACCAGTTTTCTGTTGTGGTCACCCACTTTCAGTCACCAAATGACCTTATTGTGCAAAAGGTGGAAAATGCCG GAGCCATCCAGGACttgcagctgaagctgaggGAACACTGCTCCCAGGTTGCGATCCCACAGAACTTCAGACCTGCTCCTGGAACAGTTTGCTGTGCCCTGTTCTCAG aGGACAGACAGTGGTATAGGGTTAAGGTTTTGGCTTATCCATCAGAAGAACGCGTCTGTGTTGGCTACCTTGATTTTGGCAACTCCGAGGAGGTGGATTTAAACCAGCTGCGACCCATTAGCACGGCACTCCTGGCCCTTCCAGTGCAGGCTATGCCCTGTGGTCTAGCAG GAGTGCAGCCTGTTGAGGAGAGCTGGTTGAAGGACTGCCTTTTGGCTCTGCAGTGCCACCTATCTAACAGAATACTGCACATCAAGATCCTGGGAGCGCACGAGGGCAAGTTCTTGGTGGCGATGACTGATGAGGCCAGTGATCCATGGGTCAATATAGCTGAGCTGCTGATCTCCGCGGGCTATGCTTCCCCATCTCCTGTTACAGTCGGTGCTCCCCTGCAAGCCGAGGAGACGACGGCTGCTGCAGAACAAGGTG CGTCTCCACCGGTGTCTCAGCATCTGCTTTGGTCAGTTGCTAAACTCCCCTCTGATGGCCAGAGAGTGGCGCTGCTCGCCACTGTCGTAGAGAGCCCTGGCAAGTTTTACTGCCGCCTCACCAGTTCCACag agCATCAGAAGCTGACAGAACTGAAGGCTCAGTTGAAGCAGCATTGTGATGTGAACACCTCTCCTTTCGTTCCCACCTTGGGAGAGCCCTGCTGCGCAGTGTTCCCTG GTGATGGCGCTTGGTGCCGCGCCATGATAAAAGTGCTTTCTGATGGCAAAGCTACAGTGAACTTTGTGGACTACGGTTACAGCGTCACAGTGGAAATTAGTCACCTGCGGCCCATTACGCCTGAACTCCTGACCCTGCCTTTCCAGGCAGTTTGCTGCTGGCTTGCAG GCGTGGAGCCCCTTGGATCAGAGTGGAGCAGCAAAGCCCTCCTGTGGTTCCAGACCCTGGTGGACGGCGAACAGCTCAGCGCACACGTCCTCACCATCACCGAGCAGGGCTACGGCGTGGAGCTCGAGAGCAGAGGCATGAACGTGGCAGCCTCCCTGATTTCCGAGCACCTCGCCAAAGCTTCTGGAGAAACTTCCAAAGAGTCACCAGCGAAGGTGGGCTCCATAACCAACCAAGAGGGTGTGAAGCAGAATGAGGACGGAGTTCAAACCAGTATTCAGACAGAAACCGGTTCTAAAGACAGAGCGAGGGAAGTGCAGGCATCAGTGGCATCAGAAG TTGCATCTTTTCCGGTGGATTGGAAAACAGTGGAGCTGCCACTCAATGAGACCTTTCAGCCTTTCATTGCAGCAGCCATTAGTCCTTCCCTCTTTTACCTGTTTGACCCCACTCAGG TGGACCAGCCGAAGCTTCAGGAGGTGATGATGGAGCTATCTGCCTTCTGCAGCAACAACCAGAACACTTTATCTGCAGCTGTGAACACCAAACCTGCTCCTGGCGCTGCCTGCTGTGCTCAGTTCTCTG ctgatcataACTGGTACAGAGCGGTGGTCCTGGGAGTTGGTGAGAACAAGGTGAGCGTCCTCTATGCAGACTACGGCAACAGTGAGATTGTACCATTCTCCCGAGTCCTGCCCATCCCCGCCCACCTGTTGCAGCTTCCTTTTCAAATAGTTCGCTGCACCCTTACTG AAAAGGAGCACTTTCCTGCAGCTTGGCCTGAAGAAGTGCAGCAGGTGTTTCGGGCAGAGCTGGCGAACGGCGTCCTGGCCACCGCTCAGTCCTTTGACGGCTCTGCTAACCTGCTGTCCCTCACGTTGCCCGCTGAGAGGGGCGGAGGGCACCTCAATGCCACCATCTTGGATACATTACACGCCCACTCCAAGAGTAACAGTTTCCCAGGCGCTGGCAGCTGCACATCAGAgatctctgcagctgcagctgaccGCCTCCAGCCGAAATCACTGTCCGACTCTCAAAATCCGCTGGAACATCAAACTGGGCCAGTTGATGCCACAGTGTCCACCAAAACGTCAGAGCCAACATCCCGGTCCAGTTCTACTGCATCTGTTGGTG ACCCCTTGAAGAAGATTAACCAAATGGAGCCACCCTCCCTAAATAATTCAGATGTTACTG ATCCACAGACTTCCAGCTGCGACTGTCAGCACCTCAGGAAACAG ATCGACAATCTGGAACGAATAATGGAACAAGTGATGGAACATATGAACCAGATGCAGCTGCAGTTTACCCTCATCAAGGAGCTGGAGAGAAACAGGATGCACTAA
- the tdrd1 gene encoding tudor domain-containing protein 1 isoform X1, translated as MNPSFLSTCVRPNRPLRKPLSSPGANNASAPFSPRSATIFAPVRPAFGGVGNGSPTSMEKSPVLGLSPPALTAHFCNYCGQKGNFRCKRCKKIPYCSVMCQAEDWKAHRHTCKPVHPEPEKEKPKESTAFPAAGDGASLAEMKPSDSFKCGRVYLTDLRITKINKGGDIQASVVELYSPGRFFILAQSPEVMEALQSIGAELQKACSEPSGTLYVPCVGEVCAVQFSCDMNWYRGLVQTLAADQKVASILYIDFGNEESVSVDRIKPLPANMQPFSPCAMECRIAGVVPVFNDWSGECCLAVKQLLAGKTVTVKLLETLENGHVHVVDVLLSLGKQLSTFLIEEGYAQKEAVSAAPTEQDICAMLNASLENFKCLSDGKDDNKWAQPPEPLVQSIGDQFSVVVTHFQSPNDLIVQKVENAGAIQDLQLKLREHCSQVAIPQNFRPAPGTVCCALFSEDRQWYRVKVLAYPSEERVCVGYLDFGNSEEVDLNQLRPISTALLALPVQAMPCGLAGVQPVEESWLKDCLLALQCHLSNRILHIKILGAHEGKFLVAMTDEASDPWVNIAELLISAGYASPSPVTVGAPLQAEETTAAAEQGASPPVSQHLLWSVAKLPSDGQRVALLATVVESPGKFYCRLTSSTEHQKLTELKAQLKQHCDVNTSPFVPTLGEPCCAVFPGDGAWCRAMIKVLSDGKATVNFVDYGYSVTVEISHLRPITPELLTLPFQAVCCWLAGVEPLGSEWSSKALLWFQTLVDGEQLSAHVLTITEQGYGVELESRGMNVAASLISEHLAKASGETSKESPAKVGSITNQEGVKQNEDGVQTSIQTETGSKDRAREVQASVASEVASFPVDWKTVELPLNETFQPFIAAAISPSLFYLFDPTQVDQPKLQEVMMELSAFCSNNQNTLSAAVNTKPAPGAACCAQFSADHNWYRAVVLGVGENKVSVLYADYGNSEIVPFSRVLPIPAHLLQLPFQIVRCTLTEKEHFPAAWPEEVQQVFRAELANGVLATAQSFDGSANLLSLTLPAERGGGHLNATILDTLHAHSKSNSFPGAGSCTSEISAAAADRLQPKSLSDSQNPLEHQTGPVDATVSTKTSEPTSRSSSTASVGEDPLKKINQMEPPSLNNSDVTDPQTSSCDCQHLRKQIDNLERIMEQVMEHMNQMQLQFTLIKELERNRMH; from the exons ATGAACCCGTCATTTTTATCAACTTGTGTTCGACCCAACCGGCCCCTGAGGAAGCCCTTGTCGAGCCCCGGAGCTAATAATGCCTCCGCGCCGTTTTCTCCAAGATCGGCCACCATCTTCGCACCCGTACGGCCCGCGTTCGGCGGCGTCGGAAATG GTTCACCAACCAGCATGGAGAAATCCCCA GTGCTGGGATTATCCCCGCCAGCGCTTACTGCACACTTCTGCAACTACTGTGGTCAGAAAG GAAATTTCCGTTGTAAGCGCTGCAAGAAGATCCCTTATTGCTCCGTGATGTGTCAAGCAGAGGACTGGAAAGCGCACAGACACACCTGCAAGCCCGTTCACCCAGAACCTGAAAA AGAAAAACCAAAGGAAAGCACAGCttttccagctgcaggagacGGAGCCAGTCTGGCAGAAATGAAG CCCAGTGACTCATTCAAGTGTGGGAGGGTTTATCTGACAGACTTGCGTATCACTAAAATCAACAAGGGAGGAGATATCCAG gcttctGTTGTTGAGTTATACAGCCCTGGTAGGTTTTTCATCCTTGCTCAAAGCCCTGAGGTAATGGAAGCTCTGCAGAGTATAGGCGCAGAGCTTCAGAAAGCTTGCAGTGAGCCCTCGGGGACACTTTACGTACCCTGTGTTGGTGAGGTTTGCGCTGTTCAGTTTTCCTGTGACATG AACTGGTACAGAGGCCTTGTCCAGACTTTGGCTGCTGACCAGAAGGTGGCAAGTATTCTTTATATCGACTTTGGCAATGAAGAAAGTGTCTCAGTGGACAGGATCAAACCTCTGCCTGCTAATATGCAGCCATTTTCTCCATGT GCAATGGAGTGCCGGATCGCTGGCGTGGTGCCGGTGTTTAATGATTGGTCAGGCGAGTGCTGTCTGGCAGTGAAACAGCTGCTGGCAGGCAAGACCGTGACTGTCAAGCTGTTGGAAACACTGGAGAATGGTCATGTCCATGTGGTGGATGTCCTGCTTTCCTTGG GGAAGCAGCTGAGCACATTTCTCATTGAGGAAGGATATGCACAAAAAGAAGCTGTCAGTGCAGCACCTACAGAGCAAGATATAT GTGCCATGTTAAATGCATCCTTGGAAAACTTCAAGTGCCTTTCTGACGGGAAAGATGACAATAAATGGGCTCAACCTCCAGAGCCACTTGTGCAGTCCATAGGAGACCAGTTTTCTGTTGTGGTCACCCACTTTCAGTCACCAAATGACCTTATTGTGCAAAAGGTGGAAAATGCCG GAGCCATCCAGGACttgcagctgaagctgaggGAACACTGCTCCCAGGTTGCGATCCCACAGAACTTCAGACCTGCTCCTGGAACAGTTTGCTGTGCCCTGTTCTCAG aGGACAGACAGTGGTATAGGGTTAAGGTTTTGGCTTATCCATCAGAAGAACGCGTCTGTGTTGGCTACCTTGATTTTGGCAACTCCGAGGAGGTGGATTTAAACCAGCTGCGACCCATTAGCACGGCACTCCTGGCCCTTCCAGTGCAGGCTATGCCCTGTGGTCTAGCAG GAGTGCAGCCTGTTGAGGAGAGCTGGTTGAAGGACTGCCTTTTGGCTCTGCAGTGCCACCTATCTAACAGAATACTGCACATCAAGATCCTGGGAGCGCACGAGGGCAAGTTCTTGGTGGCGATGACTGATGAGGCCAGTGATCCATGGGTCAATATAGCTGAGCTGCTGATCTCCGCGGGCTATGCTTCCCCATCTCCTGTTACAGTCGGTGCTCCCCTGCAAGCCGAGGAGACGACGGCTGCTGCAGAACAAGGTG CGTCTCCACCGGTGTCTCAGCATCTGCTTTGGTCAGTTGCTAAACTCCCCTCTGATGGCCAGAGAGTGGCGCTGCTCGCCACTGTCGTAGAGAGCCCTGGCAAGTTTTACTGCCGCCTCACCAGTTCCACag agCATCAGAAGCTGACAGAACTGAAGGCTCAGTTGAAGCAGCATTGTGATGTGAACACCTCTCCTTTCGTTCCCACCTTGGGAGAGCCCTGCTGCGCAGTGTTCCCTG GTGATGGCGCTTGGTGCCGCGCCATGATAAAAGTGCTTTCTGATGGCAAAGCTACAGTGAACTTTGTGGACTACGGTTACAGCGTCACAGTGGAAATTAGTCACCTGCGGCCCATTACGCCTGAACTCCTGACCCTGCCTTTCCAGGCAGTTTGCTGCTGGCTTGCAG GCGTGGAGCCCCTTGGATCAGAGTGGAGCAGCAAAGCCCTCCTGTGGTTCCAGACCCTGGTGGACGGCGAACAGCTCAGCGCACACGTCCTCACCATCACCGAGCAGGGCTACGGCGTGGAGCTCGAGAGCAGAGGCATGAACGTGGCAGCCTCCCTGATTTCCGAGCACCTCGCCAAAGCTTCTGGAGAAACTTCCAAAGAGTCACCAGCGAAGGTGGGCTCCATAACCAACCAAGAGGGTGTGAAGCAGAATGAGGACGGAGTTCAAACCAGTATTCAGACAGAAACCGGTTCTAAAGACAGAGCGAGGGAAGTGCAGGCATCAGTGGCATCAGAAG TTGCATCTTTTCCGGTGGATTGGAAAACAGTGGAGCTGCCACTCAATGAGACCTTTCAGCCTTTCATTGCAGCAGCCATTAGTCCTTCCCTCTTTTACCTGTTTGACCCCACTCAGG TGGACCAGCCGAAGCTTCAGGAGGTGATGATGGAGCTATCTGCCTTCTGCAGCAACAACCAGAACACTTTATCTGCAGCTGTGAACACCAAACCTGCTCCTGGCGCTGCCTGCTGTGCTCAGTTCTCTG ctgatcataACTGGTACAGAGCGGTGGTCCTGGGAGTTGGTGAGAACAAGGTGAGCGTCCTCTATGCAGACTACGGCAACAGTGAGATTGTACCATTCTCCCGAGTCCTGCCCATCCCCGCCCACCTGTTGCAGCTTCCTTTTCAAATAGTTCGCTGCACCCTTACTG AAAAGGAGCACTTTCCTGCAGCTTGGCCTGAAGAAGTGCAGCAGGTGTTTCGGGCAGAGCTGGCGAACGGCGTCCTGGCCACCGCTCAGTCCTTTGACGGCTCTGCTAACCTGCTGTCCCTCACGTTGCCCGCTGAGAGGGGCGGAGGGCACCTCAATGCCACCATCTTGGATACATTACACGCCCACTCCAAGAGTAACAGTTTCCCAGGCGCTGGCAGCTGCACATCAGAgatctctgcagctgcagctgaccGCCTCCAGCCGAAATCACTGTCCGACTCTCAAAATCCGCTGGAACATCAAACTGGGCCAGTTGATGCCACAGTGTCCACCAAAACGTCAGAGCCAACATCCCGGTCCAGTTCTACTGCATCTGTTGGTG AAGACCCCTTGAAGAAGATTAACCAAATGGAGCCACCCTCCCTAAATAATTCAGATGTTACTG ATCCACAGACTTCCAGCTGCGACTGTCAGCACCTCAGGAAACAG ATCGACAATCTGGAACGAATAATGGAACAAGTGATGGAACATATGAACCAGATGCAGCTGCAGTTTACCCTCATCAAGGAGCTGGAGAGAAACAGGATGCACTAA
- the tdrd1 gene encoding tudor domain-containing protein 1 isoform X2, with the protein MNPSFLSTCVRPNRPLRKPLSSPGANNASAPFSPRSATIFAPVRPAFGGVGNGSPTSMEKSPVLGLSPPALTAHFCNYCGQKGNFRCKRCKKIPYCSVMCQAEDWKAHRHTCKPVHPEPEKEKPKESTAFPAAGDGASLAEMKPSDSFKCGRVYLTDLRITKINKGGDIQASVVELYSPGRFFILAQSPEVMEALQSIGAELQKACSEPSGTLYVPCVGEVCAVQFSCDMNWYRGLVQTLAADQKVASILYIDFGNEESVSVDRIKPLPANMQPFSPCAMECRIAGVVPVFNDWSGECCLAVKQLLAGKTVTVKLLETLENGHVHVVDVLLSLGKQLSTFLIEEGYAQKEAVSAAPTEQDICAMLNASLENFKCLSDGKDDNKWAQPPEPLVQSIGDQFSVVVTHFQSPNDLIVQKVENAGAIQDLQLKLREHCSQVAIPQNFRPAPGTVCCALFSEDRQWYRVKVLAYPSEERVCVGYLDFGNSEEVDLNQLRPISTALLALPVQAMPCGLAGVQPVEESWLKDCLLALQCHLSNRILHIKILGAHEGKFLVAMTDEASDPWVNIAELLISAGYASPSPVTVGAPLQAEETTAAAEQASPPVSQHLLWSVAKLPSDGQRVALLATVVESPGKFYCRLTSSTEHQKLTELKAQLKQHCDVNTSPFVPTLGEPCCAVFPGDGAWCRAMIKVLSDGKATVNFVDYGYSVTVEISHLRPITPELLTLPFQAVCCWLAGVEPLGSEWSSKALLWFQTLVDGEQLSAHVLTITEQGYGVELESRGMNVAASLISEHLAKASGETSKESPAKVGSITNQEGVKQNEDGVQTSIQTETGSKDRAREVQASVASEVASFPVDWKTVELPLNETFQPFIAAAISPSLFYLFDPTQVDQPKLQEVMMELSAFCSNNQNTLSAAVNTKPAPGAACCAQFSADHNWYRAVVLGVGENKVSVLYADYGNSEIVPFSRVLPIPAHLLQLPFQIVRCTLTEKEHFPAAWPEEVQQVFRAELANGVLATAQSFDGSANLLSLTLPAERGGGHLNATILDTLHAHSKSNSFPGAGSCTSEISAAAADRLQPKSLSDSQNPLEHQTGPVDATVSTKTSEPTSRSSSTASVGEDPLKKINQMEPPSLNNSDVTDPQTSSCDCQHLRKQIDNLERIMEQVMEHMNQMQLQFTLIKELERNRMH; encoded by the exons ATGAACCCGTCATTTTTATCAACTTGTGTTCGACCCAACCGGCCCCTGAGGAAGCCCTTGTCGAGCCCCGGAGCTAATAATGCCTCCGCGCCGTTTTCTCCAAGATCGGCCACCATCTTCGCACCCGTACGGCCCGCGTTCGGCGGCGTCGGAAATG GTTCACCAACCAGCATGGAGAAATCCCCA GTGCTGGGATTATCCCCGCCAGCGCTTACTGCACACTTCTGCAACTACTGTGGTCAGAAAG GAAATTTCCGTTGTAAGCGCTGCAAGAAGATCCCTTATTGCTCCGTGATGTGTCAAGCAGAGGACTGGAAAGCGCACAGACACACCTGCAAGCCCGTTCACCCAGAACCTGAAAA AGAAAAACCAAAGGAAAGCACAGCttttccagctgcaggagacGGAGCCAGTCTGGCAGAAATGAAG CCCAGTGACTCATTCAAGTGTGGGAGGGTTTATCTGACAGACTTGCGTATCACTAAAATCAACAAGGGAGGAGATATCCAG gcttctGTTGTTGAGTTATACAGCCCTGGTAGGTTTTTCATCCTTGCTCAAAGCCCTGAGGTAATGGAAGCTCTGCAGAGTATAGGCGCAGAGCTTCAGAAAGCTTGCAGTGAGCCCTCGGGGACACTTTACGTACCCTGTGTTGGTGAGGTTTGCGCTGTTCAGTTTTCCTGTGACATG AACTGGTACAGAGGCCTTGTCCAGACTTTGGCTGCTGACCAGAAGGTGGCAAGTATTCTTTATATCGACTTTGGCAATGAAGAAAGTGTCTCAGTGGACAGGATCAAACCTCTGCCTGCTAATATGCAGCCATTTTCTCCATGT GCAATGGAGTGCCGGATCGCTGGCGTGGTGCCGGTGTTTAATGATTGGTCAGGCGAGTGCTGTCTGGCAGTGAAACAGCTGCTGGCAGGCAAGACCGTGACTGTCAAGCTGTTGGAAACACTGGAGAATGGTCATGTCCATGTGGTGGATGTCCTGCTTTCCTTGG GGAAGCAGCTGAGCACATTTCTCATTGAGGAAGGATATGCACAAAAAGAAGCTGTCAGTGCAGCACCTACAGAGCAAGATATAT GTGCCATGTTAAATGCATCCTTGGAAAACTTCAAGTGCCTTTCTGACGGGAAAGATGACAATAAATGGGCTCAACCTCCAGAGCCACTTGTGCAGTCCATAGGAGACCAGTTTTCTGTTGTGGTCACCCACTTTCAGTCACCAAATGACCTTATTGTGCAAAAGGTGGAAAATGCCG GAGCCATCCAGGACttgcagctgaagctgaggGAACACTGCTCCCAGGTTGCGATCCCACAGAACTTCAGACCTGCTCCTGGAACAGTTTGCTGTGCCCTGTTCTCAG aGGACAGACAGTGGTATAGGGTTAAGGTTTTGGCTTATCCATCAGAAGAACGCGTCTGTGTTGGCTACCTTGATTTTGGCAACTCCGAGGAGGTGGATTTAAACCAGCTGCGACCCATTAGCACGGCACTCCTGGCCCTTCCAGTGCAGGCTATGCCCTGTGGTCTAGCAG GAGTGCAGCCTGTTGAGGAGAGCTGGTTGAAGGACTGCCTTTTGGCTCTGCAGTGCCACCTATCTAACAGAATACTGCACATCAAGATCCTGGGAGCGCACGAGGGCAAGTTCTTGGTGGCGATGACTGATGAGGCCAGTGATCCATGGGTCAATATAGCTGAGCTGCTGATCTCCGCGGGCTATGCTTCCCCATCTCCTGTTACAGTCGGTGCTCCCCTGCAAGCCGAGGAGACGACGGCTGCTGCAGAACAAG CGTCTCCACCGGTGTCTCAGCATCTGCTTTGGTCAGTTGCTAAACTCCCCTCTGATGGCCAGAGAGTGGCGCTGCTCGCCACTGTCGTAGAGAGCCCTGGCAAGTTTTACTGCCGCCTCACCAGTTCCACag agCATCAGAAGCTGACAGAACTGAAGGCTCAGTTGAAGCAGCATTGTGATGTGAACACCTCTCCTTTCGTTCCCACCTTGGGAGAGCCCTGCTGCGCAGTGTTCCCTG GTGATGGCGCTTGGTGCCGCGCCATGATAAAAGTGCTTTCTGATGGCAAAGCTACAGTGAACTTTGTGGACTACGGTTACAGCGTCACAGTGGAAATTAGTCACCTGCGGCCCATTACGCCTGAACTCCTGACCCTGCCTTTCCAGGCAGTTTGCTGCTGGCTTGCAG GCGTGGAGCCCCTTGGATCAGAGTGGAGCAGCAAAGCCCTCCTGTGGTTCCAGACCCTGGTGGACGGCGAACAGCTCAGCGCACACGTCCTCACCATCACCGAGCAGGGCTACGGCGTGGAGCTCGAGAGCAGAGGCATGAACGTGGCAGCCTCCCTGATTTCCGAGCACCTCGCCAAAGCTTCTGGAGAAACTTCCAAAGAGTCACCAGCGAAGGTGGGCTCCATAACCAACCAAGAGGGTGTGAAGCAGAATGAGGACGGAGTTCAAACCAGTATTCAGACAGAAACCGGTTCTAAAGACAGAGCGAGGGAAGTGCAGGCATCAGTGGCATCAGAAG TTGCATCTTTTCCGGTGGATTGGAAAACAGTGGAGCTGCCACTCAATGAGACCTTTCAGCCTTTCATTGCAGCAGCCATTAGTCCTTCCCTCTTTTACCTGTTTGACCCCACTCAGG TGGACCAGCCGAAGCTTCAGGAGGTGATGATGGAGCTATCTGCCTTCTGCAGCAACAACCAGAACACTTTATCTGCAGCTGTGAACACCAAACCTGCTCCTGGCGCTGCCTGCTGTGCTCAGTTCTCTG ctgatcataACTGGTACAGAGCGGTGGTCCTGGGAGTTGGTGAGAACAAGGTGAGCGTCCTCTATGCAGACTACGGCAACAGTGAGATTGTACCATTCTCCCGAGTCCTGCCCATCCCCGCCCACCTGTTGCAGCTTCCTTTTCAAATAGTTCGCTGCACCCTTACTG AAAAGGAGCACTTTCCTGCAGCTTGGCCTGAAGAAGTGCAGCAGGTGTTTCGGGCAGAGCTGGCGAACGGCGTCCTGGCCACCGCTCAGTCCTTTGACGGCTCTGCTAACCTGCTGTCCCTCACGTTGCCCGCTGAGAGGGGCGGAGGGCACCTCAATGCCACCATCTTGGATACATTACACGCCCACTCCAAGAGTAACAGTTTCCCAGGCGCTGGCAGCTGCACATCAGAgatctctgcagctgcagctgaccGCCTCCAGCCGAAATCACTGTCCGACTCTCAAAATCCGCTGGAACATCAAACTGGGCCAGTTGATGCCACAGTGTCCACCAAAACGTCAGAGCCAACATCCCGGTCCAGTTCTACTGCATCTGTTGGTG AAGACCCCTTGAAGAAGATTAACCAAATGGAGCCACCCTCCCTAAATAATTCAGATGTTACTG ATCCACAGACTTCCAGCTGCGACTGTCAGCACCTCAGGAAACAG ATCGACAATCTGGAACGAATAATGGAACAAGTGATGGAACATATGAACCAGATGCAGCTGCAGTTTACCCTCATCAAGGAGCTGGAGAGAAACAGGATGCACTAA